From the genome of Pseudarthrobacter sp. NIBRBAC000502772:
TCATAACGAGCACTGCACTTCCGATGAAAGGAATGCGCCAGCCGTACGTGAGGAATGCCTCTGACTTGTCGCCGAGTGACAGATTGATGATGAGGAAGGTTGCACTCGCGAGGGCGAAGCCAATCGACGGGCCCAGTTGGGGGAAGGCTGCGAAGAGGCCCCGGTGTTTGGGCGGGGCGTACTCGGCGGCCATCAGTGCCGCGCCGGCCCATTCGCCGCCGACAGCGAATCCCTGAAGAAAGCGGAGAACAACGAGGATGATCGGCGCGGCGATCCCGATTACGCTGGCGTCGGGCAGCAGCCCGATGGTGACGGTCGCGATGCCCATGATGAGCAGTGTGCTGACGAGCGTTTTCTTGCGCCCCAGCCTGTCACCGAAGTGGCCGAACAGGACGGCACCAAGGGGGCGCGAGACGAAGGCCACGGCAAAGGTTCCGAATGAGGCGAGGGTGCCGGCGGCCGGGCCGAGCGCCGGGAAGAAGACCTGGGGGAAGACGAGGGCCGCAGCCGTACCGTAGATGAGGAAGTCGTAGAACTCGATGATGCTGCCCATCGAGCTGGCGACGGCGACCCTGGCCATCGAGGTGGGGCGCGGACCGGACCGGTTCGCAACCGGTGCGAGGCTTTCGAGCATGCGATATCTCCTTTGACATCGGTCGTCGAAACGAGGTTTGTTTCGACGCGAAGATGTCATCGTGCCAGCGCCGTGCGTTCGCCACCACCTCCCGATGGAGGTGTTTTCGCGCCACCGGTCAGGGCAAAAGGCGGAGACGGCGTGCGGCCACTACGGCCTCCGCACGGCTGTGCCCGTCCAGTTTCGCCATGATCGTCTGCATGTAGCTCTTCACGGTGACTGCCTTGAGTGAGAGCCGTTTGCCGGTTTCGGCATAGGAACAGCCGAGCGCCACTTGGGCGAGCACATCCGTCTCCCGTCGGGTGAGGTGCGGGACGCCGGCCGGCGCCGCGTCGGAGCCCTCGAGCCGTGCGGTCACGGCGAGGATGCGCTGGGCGAGCTCGGGATCAGTCGTGGTGCTGGCCACCGAGAGGAGCTCGGCATGCGCGAGCCGGACGGTCTCGATGAGGTTCCGGTCCGGTGGCTCCGCGGCCAGGCTTTGGACGACCCGGAGAATCGCGACCCGGTGGTCCACCTCGTCCCGAATGGCCAGTTCCCGCGAGATCCTCGAGGCGCCGGCGCTGAGTTCCGTCACCACGCACTCGCCGATCGATGTGCGCTCCCGCGTTGCCGCGTAGAGGACACACCGGGCACGGCCGTCCACGAGGATGGGGAGCGCCACCATGGTCCGCAGCCCCTCGATGCGTACGGCGTCGTCGTGATGATGAGTAATGCTGTCGGAGTCGAAGTAATCGGCCACCCCGACCGTGCGCGCCTGGGAGAGGGCCCGCCCGCCCACGCCCTCGCCGGGCTGCACGCTGAGGTTCTTCAGACCGTGCGTCGTCGTGCCGAGGAACTCGGTGATGGTGAGCTCGGTGCGATTGACGAGGCCAGCGAAGAACACGGCCGAGCCAGTCCGGGCTGCGGTTTCCCGGATCGCCCGCTTCAGCAGGTCGCGGTCGCTCGGACGGTAGACGTCGTTGTCATGCCCTGTCATAGGGCCCTTCTCCGGTTAGATGGAGCAGTTGGACTGAGCAGCTGGGTGGAGCAGGCTAGACGGAGCGGCCGTCGAGCTTGTCCTGGATGCGACGCGCCAGCTCAGCAGTGGGTATCGAGCGGGGAAAAACGGCCACAACCAGGTCGTCCCCCGCCGGGACGGATGCGGGGTCGCCCTGCGGCAGTACCCCGAACATACGGCGCACCGCCAGCAGTTCGTGTTCCAGGTTCTGGAGGGAACCGCGGGCGGAGTCCAGCATCATTTCGCGCAGCACATAGTTATGGGTTGAGGTGACAGCCGCGGCGAACCGGATTGCATCAAGAGTTGATATGCCCGGCAGTGTCTGGCGAAGGTAGTCCGAGAAAAGCCGTTCATAGCGGGACACCATGATCGTTTCCCGGTCCCGCAGCGCGGGCACCGCCTGCACCACGTGGTAGCGCTTTTGGGACAGCTTCCGGCGTTCGGAAAATTTCACGAAGACCAGCTCTGCAGCCTGGCACACAGCCTCCCACGGATCGGGATGGCTGGCTGCCAGGTAGACCGTCAGCTCGGCGAGCAGGGCTTCGTGGTCCGCAAAGATCACGTCTTCCTTGGCGCGGAACTGACGGAAGAAGGTGCTGCGGGAGATTCCGGCAGCGAGGGCAATATCGTCCACGCTGGTCGGGTCGTAGCCATTGTCGGTGAACAGATCCAGCGCGGCCTCGGCCACGCCGGAACGGAAATTAGCCACTGATGCCATCCCGGTAGAGTAGCAGCGCGTCACCCTGTCCGCCGCCGCCACAAAGCGCGACGGCGGATTTGCCGCTCCCGCGCCGCATCAGCTCATGGACGGCCGAGACCACCAGCCGGGCTCCGGAGGCGCCGATCGGATGTCCGATCGCGATGGCTCCGCCGTTGACGTTCACCTTGTCCAAACCGACGCCCAGGGCTGCTGCGGAGTGGGCCACCACCGAGGCGAAGGCCTCGTTGATCTCCACAAAGTCAAGATCCCCGGCCGTCCAGCCGGCGCGGGCCAGGGCCGCGGTGATTGCCTGTGCCGGCTTGTCCGGCAGTGTTGTGTCGGGCCCGGCGATCTGCCCGGCGGGCCCGACGACGGCCAGCACCTCGAGCCCGTGGGCATCGGCGTACGCGCGGGTCACCAGCACGACGGCGGCGGCGCCGTCGCTCAGCGGTGAAGCATTTCCGGCCGTGACTGTTCCCTCCGCGGTGAAGGCCGGCTTCAGCGCGGCCAGCACCTCCTGCGTGGATTGCGGGCGGACGCCCTCGTCATCGCTTACCAGTACGGGCGCGCCGCGCTTCTGTGGCACCGAAATGGGGGCAATCTCGGCGCTGAACATTCCCCCTGCCCGGGCCGCGGCCGCCCGCTGGTGGGACAGCGCCGCGATGTTGTCCTGCGCCTCGCGGGAGAGTTGAAGGTCCGAGTTGGCGCGGTCCGTGGCAATGCCCATGAGCTCGTGGTCAAAGGCGTCCGTGAGCCCATCATGGCCGGCCGAGTCCACGGCCGTAATGCCGCCGTAGAGGTAGCCGGCGCGCGAGCCGGTGAGCACGTGCGGCGCCTGGCTCATGGACTCCTGGCCGCCGGCGACCACCACATCCGCCTCGCCCAGTTTGAGCAACCGGACGCCCTGGATGATGGCACTCAGCCCGGAGAGGCAGACCTTGTTCACCGTGACGGCGGGGGCGCTGAGCGGTATTCCTGCCGCGACGGCGCTTTGCCGCGCGGGGTTCTGGCCCGCGCCGGCCGTCAGGACCTGACCCACAATGACCGCGTCGACGGACGCCGGTCCGATCCCGGAGCGCTCCAGGGCCGCGGCGATGGCCGCGGCGCCCAGCTGCACAGCGCTTTGTGAAGCCAGCTGGCCCATCAGCTTTCCTTGAGGGGTGCGGGCCGCGCCCACAACAACTATGTCCTGGCTACTCATTTGGTGGGTTCCTTGCTGGGGGCGGGGGCACTGAGGTCCAGGGCACGTAGGCGCGACTTCAGGACTTTGCCGGTGGAGTTGTGGGGGAGCTCTTCGGGGAAAAGGATCCTGTCCGGAACCTTGAATCCTGAGAGCAGGCCCTTGACGTGCGAGCGGATCTCCTCGGCCGTGACCGAGCTGGAGCTGCTGCGGATGACAAAGGCCACCGGGCGTTCGCCCCATTTCTCGTGCGCGACGCCGATCACGGCCACGTTCAGCACTGCCGGGTGGCTCATTATGGCTTGCTCCACCTCAATTGTGGAGATGTTTTCTCCGCCGGAGATGATGATGTCCTTGGCCCGGTCCTTGAGCTGGATGTAGCCGTCGGGATGCATCACGCCGAGGTCGCCGGTATGGAACCAGCCGCCGCGGAAGGCGTCGGCCGTGGCCTCGGGATCCTTGAAGTAACCGAGCATCACGTTGTTGCCCCGAAGCACGATTTCGCCCAGCGTTGCGCCGTCGGCCGGGACATCGAGCATGTCCAGGTCCACGATGCGCGCCGTCTCGGCCTGCAGCATCCCCACCCCCTGGCGGGAGATCTTGACGGCCCTGTCCTGGGCGGAAAGATCATCCCACTCTGTTTGATGCTCACAGATCGTGTACGGGCCGTACACCTCGGTCAACCCATAAACGTGGACCACGCTGATCCCGATTGACTCCAGGGACGTGATGATCGCGGGCGACGGCGGTGCGCCCGCCGTCGTGATGCGCAGCGGCACCTTCAGCTCGTGGGCCTGGGGTGCGCCGGCAATGATGCTGCAAACCGTGGGGGCGCCACAGAGGTTGGTGACTCCGAGAGTGTCGATGGCGTCCCAGACGGCGTCGGCGCGCACTGCTCGCAGGCAGATGTGGACGCCTGCGGCCGCCGTCACGGCCCAAGTGGTGCACCAACCGTTGCAGTGGAACATCGGAAGGGTCCAGAGGTAGCGCGTGTCGCCGGTGAAGTGATTGTGGAAGGTTTCCCCGAGCGAGTTCAGGTAGGCACCGCGATGCGAATACAGCACGCCCTTGGGCTTGCCCGTGGTGCCGGAGGTGTAGTTGAGCGTGATCGGGGCGCGTTCGTCCTCTACGCTCCACGGAAGATCTGCGTCCTGGTGTCCGGACGCGGCGAGGAAGTCTGCGTACTGCGTAGTGCCGATGCCTGCCGGGACCTCCGGATACGGGATGGTGCTGTCAGGCACTTCGATCACCTCAGCCAGTTGTGTCAGGCCCAGGTCCATTCCCGCCACGGTGGCCAGCAGTTCCGAATCGGCAAACAGCAGCCTGGCTTCGGAATGCTCCAGGATGTATTGGAGTTCCCGGGCGGACATCCGCGAGTTCAGGGCCACCAGGACGCCGCCGGCCAGGGGGACGGCGTAATGGGCAATCAGCAGTTCCGGCACATTAGGACACAGGAAGGCCACCCGGTCACCGGGCTGGATCCTGCTCTTGATCGCTTTGGCCAGCCCCTGGGCTTCGGCAGCGAAGTCCAGGTAAGTATAGGAGCGGTCACCGTGGATGATCGCCGTCTTCTGTCCGAACACCTCGGCGGAGCGCTGCAGGAACCGCAGGGGGCTCAGTGGGGTTTCATTGGGAAGCTCAATTGTGGTCATGGCGAATCCTTAGGCGAAGGCGCTTTGTCCGGTGACATCGCGGCCGATCAATAGGGTCTGAATGCTCTGCGTGCCTTCGTAGGTATGGATGGATTCGATGTCGAGAAGGTGCCGGATCACGTGGTTTTCCAGCAGGATGCCGTTGCCGCCCAACATGTCGCGGGCAATGGACGCCAGCTCGCGGGCCTTGCGGGTGTTGTGGTACTTCGCCATCGAGGCCTGGGTGGGGCGCATCTCGCCGGCCGCATCAAGCCCCGCGAGGTGGAAACAGTGCAGCTGCATGCTGGTCAGCTCCGAGAGCATGTACGCCAGTCGCTCCTGGACAAGTTGGAACTTTGCCAGCGGCTTGCCGAACTGTGTCCGCTGCGTGGCATAGTTCAACGCGGCTTCGTAGACGGCGGTGGCGTGGCCGAGAGCGGACCAGGCCACCCCCAAACGCGTGGCAACAAGGATTTCGGACGTGTCCTTGAAAGTGCGGGCACCGGGGAGAAGATTGGCCTTTGGAATGCGGACGTTGTTGAGCTTGATCCGGGCCTGGTGGATTGCGCGCAGCGAAGCCTTTCCGGTGATGGTTTCGGCCTCGTAACCCTCCCGGTCCTGTTCCACCAGGAAACCGCGGACATCGCCGTCGTCATCGCGTGCCCAGACCACCGTGACATCGCCTACGGAGCCGTTGCCGATCCACTTCTTCTCGCCATTGAGGACGTAGACCTCCCCGTCGAGCGAGGCGGTGGTTTCCAGTGCCACGGAATCGGAGCCGTGGTCCGGTTCCGTCAGGGCGAAGGCACCGAGCTTTTCGCCGCGGGCCAGCGGACCGAGCCAGGTCCGGCGCTGGGTGTCGGAGCCAAAAAGGGCAATCGACCGCAGTACCAGGCCGCCCTGCACTGCGATGACAGTGCCCAGGGAACCGTCCCCGCGGGAGACCTCCATGTTGACCAGGCCGGCTGCCAGCGCGGACATGGACTCCAGGCCCTGTACGTCAATGCCATCGGCCAGGAGGTTCATGGTGCCCATCCGCTTCGCCAGGTGGGCGGGGAACTCGGCCCGTTCCCAGTAGTCGTTCATCTGCGGCAGGGCCTCCGCGGTGAAATCCCGGGCACGCCTCCACGCTTCGCGGTCGGGTGCAGAAATATTGGCGAATACGGAGTAGTAGTCCGTGTCCAGCGGTTCAGCGACGTCATAGTCGGGCATGGGCTTACATCCTTTTTTGGGGAGGAATTGAGAAATGGCGCGGAGGTGGCGGCGCTTGTTTGAGGCGGGCCGCGCGGCCCGGGCTATCAGGCGAAGCCGGACCCGGGGTGGAAATCCCTACCCCACACACGCCGGGAGGCGCCGCTTTGGTCTAGCAGCGGGGTGAGGCCCCCCAGACGCTGGGGGAAGTTGGCGCCCAGCAGCATGCACAAATCCACTTCCGCCGGACCGGCCACCACCTTTTCGGCGAGCATCAGGCCCACCTCCTCGGCCAGGGCTTCAAATATCCGTGCCCTGATGGCCTCCGCGTCCCGTGCCGGCACTGAACCTCCGGCATCGGCAGACGGCAGCAGGGCGGCCGCCTCGGGAAGCGCCGTGCCGGACTTAGCCAGGTAGCCGCGCAGCCGGGCATCCGCAATGGCTGCCAGGCTGCTGCTGACATAAAACCGGTCAGGGTAGGCAGCGTGCATGGTCTCGCAGATGTGCAGCTGAACGGCGGGTCCGATGAAACCCAGCAGCGTCAGCGGGGTCATAGGTAGCCCGAGCGGGTCCAGGGCATGGTCCGCCAGTTCGATATCCGTCCCGTCATCAATGACCTGCAGCAATTCGCAGAACAGCCGGGTCAGGATCCGGTTCACCACAAAGCCCGGCGTATCCGTAACCAGGACCGCAGTCTTGCCCAGAAGCCGGGCAAGCGAACAAGCGGTGGCGACGCTGACGTCGTCGTTGTTTTCAGTGCTGATGATTTCCACGAGCGGCAGCACAGCCACCGGATTGAAGAAATGCAGTCCCACCAGGCGTTCCGGATGGGCGAGGCCGTGGCCCATCGCCGCGACGGATAGGGACGACGTATTCGTCAGGAGCAGCGCATCAGTGCGCAGCAGTGGCTCGATCTCCGCGAAGACGGCGCGTTTGACGGCCAACTCCTCGAACACCGCCTCGATGACCACATCGCAGTCCCGGTACTCGCGCTTATCCACGGTGACGCGGACAAGACTGCCCAGGTCGCGGGCCGCCGTTTCGCTGAGTTGCCCCCGGCTCACCAGTTTCTCCAAGTGCCCGGCGATCCAGCCAAGCGCGCCATCCACCTTTGCCTGGGAAAGATCCGTGATCAGGACCGGAACGCCGAGCTGTTTGGCAAAAACAAGGGCAAGCTGGCTCGCCATGAGCCCGGCCCCGATTACGCCAACGCTTCGGACGGGGCGCGGATCGGCGCTGGGTGCGCCCGCCGGCCGCTGCCGTTGAGTGTCCAGTAGGGCCGCGGCATACGCCTGCGCCGATTTTCCGGGCGACTTGCCGGCGTCGACGGCAGCGCCCGTGAGTGAGGCAGTTTCTACGACATTGTCAGGAACCATGTCACCGTTCTACAGTGAGACTGAGTGTCAAGTCAACTGATACTCAGTTTCAAAGGCGGTGATTATGGCTTTGGAACGGCTGGGTTGGCGCGATGATCTCCGAGATAGTTCCCTTTTCTGTGCGCCTCAATTCGGCTGATGTCGCAGTAGGGGCGAGACTAAATCGGGGCTATGCGAGACAATGGGAACGGCGCCGCCACGCGCAACAGTGAGAGCGGTCACATTGGCCGGACGTCTGTTCAGCCGGTGTGGACTGTAAGTCTCAATGAGGAGGAACGATGGGTAACGAAGCCGAAACTCCGGAAGCAGCGGCGTCCGTGGACTTCGAACAGGTCCAGTCGACAGAGCGGTTCCAGGAACTGCGCAAACGTCACCGTAGCTTTGTCTTTCCCATGGCCATTGCATTCCTGCTCTGGTATTTCGCCTACGTCCTGCTGGCTGACTACGCCGTCGAGTTTATGTCCACCAAAGTGTGGGGCAACATCAACGTCGGCCTGATCCTGGGCCTGCTGCAGTTCGTCTCCACGTTCGCCATCACCGGCTGGTATGTCAGCTACTCCAACCGGAAACTGGACCCCATTGCCGCCGAAATCCGCCACGAAATCGAAGGCCACGAGTTCGACCAATCCGGTAACCGAGTGGATGGAGCGGCGCAGTGAGAGGGACCCGGTTCGCGTGTGAGAAGCCGTGTCTTACGGCTTGAGAGGCGGAATCCCGGCTTTTCCGGGAGGCTGTCATTTCGCCTTGGAGCCCCTCCATAGATGATGGGAGCGGTGGCTGCTTTCGGCATGCAGCACCAAGACGGGGCAGTCCGCGTGGGCAACACACGCAGAGCTCACGGAGCCGAGGTGCATGCCAAGGAAACCCCCGTGGCCCCGGCGTCCAACCACCAGCAATGAAGCGTCGGCCGCCGCTTCGACGAGCTTCGCCGCAGCCGGTCCGCGGACCAGTTGCGAGGTCAGTCTTTCCGGAGTCTCCTCACCGAACGCCTTTTCCAAGGCGTCCGCAAGAGTCTTCGCCGCAGCCGCTTCAAACCGGGCGAAATCGGGCGGAACATATCCGGCGTAGATCTCTGGAAAATCCCAACAGGCAATAGCGACAACGGTGGCGTTCAGGGCCGGCGCCAACTGCGCCCCGAGACGGAGCGCCTGAATGGACGATTCCGAACCGTCCACACCGACAAGAACCTTTGCTTCCGCATCCATGATCATTCTCCCTCGAAGGTGAATCCCCTGGTTGTTCCTAGTTTGCAGCTCGCATTAGCGGTAGCCGTGTGCCGAGCATATGCGCACTCGCAGGCGAACGGAACTGCCTACGGATGTTTCCCGGGTCTGTCCGGGAATCTGAGCTTTGGTAAAACCCTCGATCACGGTTTCTGCGTGGTTAATCAGGAGAACTGAAAGATGGCTCCGGCCGTCGCGCAACCGGTCCAAGGCAGTCTCCGGTGTGATCGTGCCGTCCGCGAGTTCTGCGGCCAGCGCTCGAGCTCGGGCAGGCTCGCGTCACGGAAGGATCTGAGGGCCGCGGCGGTGGCGGAGTCACCTTGCCCGTGACGGTTGCTGAGCAGTTGCTCCACGCCCGCCAGATCGCTGCGGAAGGGCGCCAGCTGCCGGTCCCAAGCTGTGGGCCAGGCAGTGAGCTTGTTGAGCAACGCGTTGCTGTCGGCAATGACGTCGTCCAGGGCGTCCAGTTCCGCCGCCGCATCTGCGTACTCCCGCACCAGCTTGAGGTTCGACCGGCGGCCCAACGCCTTCGGTGTCAGGGCATGGACCCGGTTCGAGCCCGGTGGTGGCGCTGTACCGGTTGAGGAAATTGCGGTGCTTCTCCAGAACACTGCTGCCATAGGAAGAGGACTCGGCGCCGGTCATCCACGCAGCGACCTGGAATGCCGTGGACCGGTACCAGGGCAGGTTGATCAGTTCGGCACCGCGCCGGACTCCTGCGATGGTCCCGTCCGTCCATTGGGCGTCCCGCAGGAGGTCCTTTGCGGCATTTTGGATGTCATCCCGTTGTTCCAGCGAGACCTTGCGGTCCTCGCCCATATAGGTGCCCACGTGCCGGCCGACCGGATCGAGCGCAAAGATGAAGAGCCCGTCGGCCCACTTCTGCCCGTCGGGACTGATCCAGTCCGGGTGTTCCGCGCGGGCGAACCTGAGAACCTCCTCGTTCAGGTTGTCCGCGGTGCTCCCGTTGTAGGTATACACAGCCACCTTGGTGGGCTCTGGAACTCGATCGCAGTGATGGCCGGGACGAGGGTGTTGCGGTCAAGAACTCCTGCCCGGTCGTCAACAACGACGACGTTGATCGGCGCGAGCCCGAGGGCTGCAGCGCAGCCGACAAGCAGCAGCGCAAACACTAAGAGCACAAGGAACTGGCCGCTTCCGTGAGGTAGGAATTGGCTGTAGCCGTGTATCGCCGTCGATGACCGCGGTGCTGTAACGCTGGACCACTCCCTGGGGTGTCGACCCGTCCAGTGCCTCTGGCTGGCCGCGTGTAAAAACGACTGCCAGCGCCACGATCACCAACAGCCCAATTGCGGAAAGGATTGCGATGAGAATCCGGTCGGGTTTTCTCGCCGCAGCGTTCATGCCGTCACTATGGCGCACCAGCAGCCCTTTGTATGTGTCTTCCGGCCCTGAGCGGGCATTCTCACAGAATTTCGACCTGCTGTGCGGGGCAGTGCGACCCAGCCGCAGTAGGAGGAAGCCAGGTTCAGCCATCCCCGGCGGCAAAGTAGGCGGCTTGGAGAATGCTGAAGGGCACGAACACCAGCTGGGTGAAATCCAGATCAGGATCGACGGATGAGCAGAATGAATTTGGCGATTCCTGTGCCTCGACTGTTCCTATGGGTCCTGCGAATACGTCTCAGGAGTAGGGTTGCCCTAGTCGACGAAGGGGTCAACATGAGCTACAAATATCGGACCGTCCGCGTTCGCGGTACCGGGCTGGTTGGAACAATCGCCCGGAAGCATGGAAGCGGACCTGACATCTACGAAACGTCCAAAGACCCGAACACGTCAGTGGTTCCGGTGTTCTTCGAGGCAACTGGCGAGGTCCGTTTTTTCGACAGGTCGATGCTTGAGGACGTCGTGGCGCCTGTCAGTTAACAGCGAAAGGACAGCAACGGTCCCGGGCCCTCTCCCTGGACAACGTCGGGTGGCCGCCAACCGCATACCCTAATAACCGACGGAAGTCACCTCCGGCTGTTCCACCGGCCCGACGCTCACACCACACTCCTGGACTCTACGGACTCGAGGGACGCATTCCGCCGGGTAACCTGCATCACCTGTCGCGTCAACAGTGCCGTCTAGAAGCAGCACGGGGCAGGAATATCTTACGAATAACGCGCAGAGTTACCTGGATTGTTCGCCACACTGACGGTCCGGGGTGCCTGGAAGGACAGGAGCTGGATCCAATCGGGCTGGTGGTCCTGCAGGTGTACGTCCGGCAGTGCAGTGGCGGTCTCCTGGACAACTATGGCGGCCTCCAGTTCGGCGAGCTTGGCGCCGAGGCAGCGGTGGATGCCTGATCCAAACACCAGGCCCGGGGACGCAGAGGACCCCGGCAGATCCGCCTGCGGAGCCGTCCCTGGAGCCGAGGACTGGAGTTCATGCCTGGCCGGTGAGGTGATGTGGTTGCCGCTCAGTTCGAGGAGGATTTCGGTGCCGGCAGGGATCAGAACTTCGCCGAGGTTAGTGTTGTGGGCTGCCACCCGGCGCCACGTGGGGACGGATGATTCCATGGCCAGCACGTGTCTGACCATGGCCCTGGAACCGGCGTCGGATGCCGCGTCCTTCCAGCCCGCGGGCGCGGACCCTTCCAGGAGCCGGAACAGCGTGGTGCTGATCAGTTGGGTGGTTGTTTCCTGTCCGGCGATCAGCAGGAAGTAGCCCAGCGAGCAGATTTCAGTCGTAGACAGGCCGTGGTCGGCCAGGGATTTGAACAGGTTCTGTCCGGGGGCCGCCCTGGATTCCGCAACGAGCTGCCGAAGCCAGACGTAGAAATCTGCGGCGCTGTGGGCCAGTTCGAGTTGGCGGTTCACGTCGGGCCAGCCCCAGAACAGCTCCATGGAGTCCAGGCCCCACCGCTTGAGGTCAGCAAGGTCCCGGACGGGCAGTCCGAGGAGTTCGAGCATGACGACTGCTGGGGGAAAAGCCGCGACCGCCTGAACGAGTTCCACGTGGCCGGAAGAGTCGAGTTGGTCCGCGGCGTTCCGTGCCGCTTCCCGGGCCAGTTCCCGGATCCGTGGTTCCATGGCGGCGACTGTGGCGGGGGTGAAATAGCCCGCCACGACCTTGCGGATCCCGGCGTGCGTGCCCGTGTCGTTGCTCGCCAGCACAGGCGGCAACGCAAAGCCCACGCGCTGCAGCACCCGCAGGGCCGGTCCTTCCAGGGGCGTGACCGCGACCAGCGCATTGCCGGGGCTGAAGTCGGCAGGACGGTGCAGCACCTCACGGACCGCGTCCGGGTCCCGCACCACGAGGTACGGGCAGCTGGCGCCGCCGGCCTGTCCTGGGCTCTCAGTCTGTCCCGGACCGGGCACCAGCGGCTCAACGGGGCGGGCGGTCATCATCGCCGGGTTCATGCGGGCAGGCCGTTCAGCCAGGCAGCTGCACCGGCGCGGAAATCCGCCGGGGACAGATCCGCCGCCTGCTCGGGAAGGGCGCCGAGCAAGGGCACCCCCAGCGATCCGAGCACGTGCCGGTTGCTGTGGTGCACAACGTCCGGGTTGCGTGGCCAGCTGCCGAGCACGACGCCGATGACCTGCAGGTCCCGCGCGTCCAGCGCTTCGAGGGTCAGGGCGGTGTGGTTCAGGGTACCGAGCCCCGGCCGGGCGACGAGGACAAATGCGGCCGCGAGGAGTGATCCAAGCTCCGCCAGGGTGCCGCCGTCGGAATCCAGCTCCACCAGCAGGCCGCCCGCGCCCTCAACCAGGACGTGGTCGTGGGACGCTGCGAGCTCGTGGACCTTCTTGGCGTGCGCAGCCAGCGTTGGGAGCGGCGTTCCGTCGACGGCGGCAGCGGCGACGGGCGCC
Proteins encoded in this window:
- a CDS encoding cytochrome P450, encoding MNPAMMTARPVEPLVPGPGQTESPGQAGGASCPYLVVRDPDAVREVLHRPADFSPGNALVAVTPLEGPALRVLQRVGFALPPVLASNDTGTHAGIRKVVAGYFTPATVAAMEPRIRELAREAARNAADQLDSSGHVELVQAVAAFPPAVVMLELLGLPVRDLADLKRWGLDSMELFWGWPDVNRQLELAHSAADFYVWLRQLVAESRAAPGQNLFKSLADHGLSTTEICSLGYFLLIAGQETTTQLISTTLFRLLEGSAPAGWKDAASDAGSRAMVRHVLAMESSVPTWRRVAAHNTNLGEVLIPAGTEILLELSGNHITSPARHELQSSAPGTAPQADLPGSSASPGLVFGSGIHRCLGAKLAELEAAIVVQETATALPDVHLQDHQPDWIQLLSFQAPRTVSVANNPGNSARYS
- the bioD gene encoding dethiobiotin synthase, with translation MNLPGIILVTGTDTGVGKTMTTAALAAVLHGTGRSVAVYKPCQSGAADGDSDAAEIVRLAGAVTAETGVVLQEPLAPVAAAAVDGTPLPTLAAHAKKVHELAASHDHVLVEGAGGLLVELDSDGGTLAELGSLLAAAFVLVARPGLGTLNHTALTLEALDARDLQVIGVVLGSWPRNPDVVHHSNRHVLGSLGVPLLGALPEQAADLSPADFRAGAAAWLNGLPA